A region of Anoplopoma fimbria isolate UVic2021 breed Golden Eagle Sablefish chromosome 24, Afim_UVic_2022, whole genome shotgun sequence DNA encodes the following proteins:
- the smad9 gene encoding LOW QUALITY PROTEIN: mothers against decapentaplegic homolog 9 (The sequence of the model RefSeq protein was modified relative to this genomic sequence to represent the inferred CDS: inserted 1 base in 1 codon), translating to MNSSASITSLFSFTSPAVKRLLGWKQGDEEEKWAEKAVDSLVKKLKKKKGAMEELERALSCPGQPSKCVTIPRSLDGRLQVSHRKGLPHVIYCRVWRWPDLQSHHELKALECCEFAFGSKQKDICVNPYHYRRVETPVLPPVLVPRHSEFNPQHSLLAKFRNAXLHNEPLMPQNATYPDSFPTLPCSSFSSSPSSSLIQSPTSQSYPESPNSSAEPGSPYHITAETPPPPYSMMETNPQDDVKPSNSTETLKLTFSSPHRDLRPVCYEEPEYWCSVAYYELNNRVGETFHASSRSVLVDGFTDPSNNKNRFCLGLLSNVNRNSTIEHTRRHIGKGLHLYYVGGEVYAECLSDSSIFVQSRNCNFQHGFHATTVCKIPSGCSLKIFNNQLFAQLLAQSVNHGFEVVYELTKMCTIRMSFVKGWGAEYHRQDVTSTPCWIEVHLHGPLQWLDKVLTQMGSPHNPISSVS from the exons ATGAACTCCTCTGCATCCATTACGTCCCTATTCTCCTTCACCAGCCCAGCAGTGAAGCGCCTGCTTGGCTGGAAACaaggggatgaggaggagaagtgggCGGAAAAGGCTGTGGACTCTCTAGTGAAGaaactaaagaagaagaagggggcaATGGAGGAGCTTGAGAGAGCCCTCAGCTGTCCTGGGCAGCCCA GCAAGTGCGTGACGATTCCGCGGTCGCTGGACGGGAGGCTGCAGGTGTCCCACAGGAAGGGACTGCCCCATGTCATCTACTGCAGGGTTTGGCGCTGGCCCGACCTGCAGTCCCACCACGAGCTCAAAGCCTTGGAGTGCTGTGAGTTTGCTTTCGGCTCCAAGCAGAAGGACATCTGTGTCAACCCTTACCACTACAGGCGCGTGGAGACTCCAG TGCTGCCACCAGTTCTGGTCCCACGCCACAGCGAGTTCAACCCTCAGCACAGTTTGCTGGCGAAGTTCAGGAACG TCCTGCACAACGAGCCTCTGATGCCCCAGAACGCCACCTACCCGGACTCCTTCCCCACGCTGCcctgctcctctttctcctcatccccttcctcctccctcatccaGTCTCCCACTTCACAGAGTTACCCCGAATCCCCCAACAGCTCCGCAGAGCCTGGCAGTCCGTATCACATCACAG CAGAAACTCCCCCACCTCCATACAGCATGATGGAGACAAACCCTCAAGATGATGTGAAGCCCAGCAACTCCACAGAAACCCTCAAACTCACATTTTCATCTCCGCACAGAG ATTTACGGCCTGTTTGTTACGAGGAACCAGAGTACTGGTGTTCTGTAGCTTACTACGAGCTCAACAACCGGGTGGGCGAGACTTTCCACGCGTCGTCCCGCAGCGTCTTGGTGGACGGCTTCACAGACCCGTCCAACAACAAGAACCGCTTCTGCCTCGGCCTGCTATCCAACGTCAACCGCAACTCCACCATCGAACACACACGCAGGCACATAGGCAAAG GTTTACACCTGTACTATGTGGGCGGCGAGGTGTATGCAGAGTGTCTGAGCGACAGCAGCATCTTCGTCCAGAGCCGCAACTGTAATTTCCAGCATGGCTTCCACGCCACCACTGTGTGTAAGATCCCCAGCGGATGCAGCCTCAAGATCTTCAACAACCAGCTGTTTGCCCAGCTCCTCGCCCAGTCGGTTAACCACGGCTTTGAGGTCGTTTATGAGCTCACTAAGATGTGTACCATCCGCATGAGCTTTGTAAAG GGCTGGGGTGCTGAATACCACCGTCAAGATGTGACCAGCACCCCCTGCTGGATCGAGGTACATCTGCACGGGCCCCTGCAGTGGCTGGACAAGGTGCTCACACAGATGGGGTCCCCCCACAACCCTATTTCTTCAGTGTCATAA
- the rfxap gene encoding regulatory factor X-associated protein, translating to MSEDDSSASANKDKDSTLLLTKDGQRYYVSKSGVVDSRNVITPHEPENNVSSYEMDDLDEESDVLDTSDPRDSAASPEELNDEETSEGDNAPKQCTYDGCTETTTQVAKQRKPWMCKKHRNKMYKDKYKKKKSDQAMSSGKLDENSEERPVSVNKQRLGAMGDRPARPSLIEQVLNQKRLSLLRSPEVISFLQQQQQLLATQNRGQSQQQFQGC from the exons ATGAGCGAAGATGACAGCTCGGCATCAGCGAACAAAGACAAGGACTCGACTCTGTTGCTCACTAAAGATGGACAAAGGTACTACGTGAGTAAGAGCGGAGTGGTCGACAGCAGGAATGTGATAACACCGCACGAACCGGAGAACAACGTCTCCTCGTACGAGATGGACGACCTGGACGAGGAGAGCGACGTCCTGGACACGTCGGATCCCAGAGACAGCGCCGCCAGCCCGGAGGAACTCAACGACGAGGAGACCTCCGAGGGCGACAACGCGCCCAAACAGTGCACCTATGACGGGTGCACGGAGACCACGACGCAGGTGGCCAAGCAGAGGAAACCCTGGATGTGCAAAAAACACCGCAACAAGATGTACAAAGACAagtacaagaagaagaagagtgatcAGGCCATGTCCAGTGGAAAACTTGAT GAAAACTCAGAGGAGCGGCCTGTGTCCGTGAACAAACAGCGTCTGGGTGCCATGGGTGACCGGCCAGCTCGACCCTCCCTGATAGAGCAGGTCCTCAACCAGAAAAGACTG TCACTGCTCAGAAGTCCTGAGGTGATCagcttcctgcagcagcagcagcagctcctcgcCACACAGAACCGCGGCCAATCACAGCAGCAGTTCCAGGGCTGTTGA